In the Sarcophilus harrisii chromosome 1, mSarHar1.11, whole genome shotgun sequence genome, one interval contains:
- the DAG1 gene encoding dystroglycan has protein sequence MSMTVGFVLLSPLWGRTFFILLMIASAQSHWPSEPSEVVRDWENQLEASMHSVLSDLRETIPAVVGIPDGIAVVGRSFRVAIPTDLIASNGEIIKMSEAGKEVLPSWLHWDPESRMLEGLPLDTDKGVHYISVNAMHLAANGSYVPQAMNVFSIEVYPEDHSEPQSVRVASQDVNEAAPFVCGADEPVTILTVILDADLTKMTPKQRVELLNRMKSFSEVELHNMKLVPVVNNRLFDMSAFMAGPGNAKKVVENGALLSWKLGCSLNQNSVPNISNVETPAKEGTMSAQLGYPVVGWHIANKKPHFPKRIRRQINATPTPVTAIGPPTTALQEPPSRIVPTPTSPAIAPPTETAAPPVRDPIPGKPAVTIRTRGAIVQTPTLGPIQPTRVSDTGTTVPGQIRPTTVPGYIEPTAVITPPTTTTKKPRITTLKPATPSTTDSSTATTRRPTKKPRTSRPVPRVTTKAPLTRLETASQPTRTRTTTSGTTRGGEPNKPPALKNHIDRVDAWVGTYFEVKIPLDTFYDEEDTTTDKLKLTLKLREQQMVGEKSWVQFNSNSQLMYGLPDSSHLGKHEYFMHATDKGGLSAVDAFEIHVHKRPQGDRSPAKFKAKFTGDPASVVNDIHRKITLVKKLALAFGDRNSSTITLQNITKGSIVVEWTNNTLPLDPCPKEQIRGLSRRISEDDGKPRPVFSNTLEPDFKAVSISVTGSGSCRHIQFIPVIADRRIPSEAPPTVVTEKDPEKSSEDDVYLHTVIPAVVVAAILLIAGIIAMICYRKKRKGKLTIEDQATFIKKGVPIIFADELDDSKPPPSSSMPLILQEEKAPLPPPEYPNQNMPETTPLNQDTIGEYTPLRDEDPNAPPYQPPPPFTAPMEGKGSRPKNMTPYRSPPPYVPP, from the exons CCACTGGCCCAGTGAACCCTCTGAAGTAGTAAGGGACTGGGAAAACCAGTTAGAAGCATCAATGCATTCAGTGCTTTCTGATCTTCGAGAGACTATCCCAGCTGTTGTGGGCATTCCAGATGGCATAGCTGTAGTAGGTCGCTCATTTCGAGTCGCCATTCCAACAGATTTAATCGCTTCCAATGGAGAAATAATTAAG ATGTCAGAAGCTGGGAAAGAAGTTTTGCCCTCATGGCTGCACTGGGATCCAGAGAGCCGTATGCTAGAAGGTCTTCCCCTTGATACAGACAAAGGTGTACATTATATTTCTGTCAATGCCATGCACCTGGCAGCTAATGGAAGTTATGTGCCACAAGCTATGAATGTTTTCTCCATTGAAGTATATCCTGAAGATCACAGTGAACCACAGTCAGTAAGAGTAGCATCCCAAGATGTTAATGAAGCTGCTCCATTTGTATGTGGTGCTGATGAGCCAGTGACTATCCTGACTGTAATTTTGGATGCTGATCTCACAAAAATGACACCAAAGCAGAGGGTTGAGCTCTTAAACAGGATGAAAAGTTTCTCTGAAGTTGAACTGCATAACATGAAACTGGTTCCAGTTGTAAATAACAGACTATTTGACATGTCTGCCTTCATGGCCGGCCCaggaaatgcaaaaaaagtaGTAGAAAATGGAGCTTTACTGTCATGGAAGCTAGGTTGTTCTTTAAACCAAAATAGTGTCCCTAATATTAGCAATGTGGAAACTCCAGCTAAAGAAGGTACAATGTCTGCTCAGCTTGGCTATCCTGTTGTAGGCTGGCACATCGCTAATAAGAAACCTCATTTTCCAAAACGGATAAGGCGACAGATTAATGCAACACCCACACCAGTTACTGCCATTGGACCCCCTACAACCGCTCTTCAAGAGCCACCATCTAGGATTGTTCCTACACCCACCTCTCCAGCCATTGCCCCTCCTACAGAAACTGCAGCTCCTCCAGTACGAGATCCTATCCCTGGAAAACCAGCAGTTACTATTCGAACACGAGGTGCCATAGTCCAGACCCCGACTCTCGGACCAATTCAGCCTACCAGAGTGTCAGACACAGGTACTACGGTCCCTGGCCAGATTCGGCCAACAACGGTTCCTGGGTACATAGAACCCACTGCTGTCATCACTCCTCCTACCACCACCACTAAGAAACCAAGAATAACTACTTTGAAACCAGCCACGCCTTCAACCACAGACTCCTCAACAGCAACTACCCGAAGGCCCACCAAAAAGCCACGAACTTCAAGGccagtgcccagggtcacaaccAAAGCACCTCTCACCAGACTGGAGACGGCTTCCCAACCAACTCGAACCCGAACCACCACAAGTGGCACAACTCGGGGCGGGGAGCCCAATAAGCCCCCTGCACTCAAAAACCACATTGATAGGGTGGACGCGTGGGTAGGCACTTACTTTGAAGTGAAAATCCCGTTAGACACCTTCTATGATGAGGAGGACACAACTACAGATAAGCTGAAGCTGACTCTGAAGCTCAGGGAGCAACAGATGGTAGGGGAGAAGTCCTGGGTCCAATTTAATAGCAATAGTCAGCTGATGTATGGGCTGCCTGATAGCAGTCACCTGGGCAAGCATGAATACTTCATGCATGCCACAGATAAAGGGGGTCTCTCAGCAGTGGATGCCTTTGAAATTCATGTACACAAGCGTCCACAGGGTGATAGGTCTCCAGCCAAATTTAAAGCAAAATTCACCGGTGACCCTGCTTCGGTAGTCAATGACATTCATAGAAAAATCACATTAGTGAAAAAATTGGCTCTTGCCTTTGGGGACCGCAATAGCAGTACCATCACCTTGCAGAACATCACCAAGGGCTCCATTGTGGTAGAGTGGACAAATAATACTCTCCCTCTGGATCCCTGTCCAAAGGAACAGATCCGAGGATTGAGCAGGAGAATCTCAGAGGATGATGGAAAACCTCGTCCTGTTTTCTCCAATACTTTGGAGCCTGATTTCAAAGCTGTGAGTATTTCTGTGACGGGATCAGGCAGCTGTAGACACATACAGTTTATTCCTGTCATAGCAGACAGAAGGATCCCTTCAGAAGCTCCCCCCACAGTCGTGACCGAGAAAGATCCTGAGAAGAGCAGTGAGGATGATGTCTATCTACACACAGTCATTCCTGCTGTGGTGGTGGCTGCTATCCTACTTATTGCTGGGATCATTGCTATGATCTGTTAtcggaagaaaaggaaaggaaagctcaCAATCGAAGACCAAGCAACTTTCATCAAAAAAGGCGTGCCAATCATCTTTGCTGATGAACTGGATGACTCCAAGCCACCCCCTTCCTCTAGCATGCCTCTCATCCTACAAGAGGAAAAggctcctctcccccctccagaATATCCAAACCAGAACATGCCAGAGACCACGCCATTGAACCAGGATACCATTGGGGAATACACCCCCTTGAGGGATGAAGACCCTAATGCACCTCCCTATCAGCCCCCTCCACCCTTCACAGCCCCTATGGAGGGAAAAGGCTCACGCCCGAAGAACATGACCCCTTACAGGTCACCCCCTCCTTATGTTCCCCCTTAA